TGTGGACTCAAAATGATGGACCAATCTTGAAGAGTCATTTCAAGCAATCCCCCTCATTTAAGTTTTAACATAAAACTAGGCAAGGGGTACCACAGCACCTCAGTCATCTGGAAAACCTAGAAAACTGTTTAGAAGCTTGGCAACTGGAGCTGCATCACCAGGTTGATATGGAATTAGAGATCCCAAATCCATATCAGCAACGGTTTGGTAAAGTGTTTGGGGTCGAGCACAAAATAAGTGTTTTCTCTCCGCCAGTTCTTCTGCCAGCTCACTTTGATGATTGTCCATTAAATCTTCATTTACTACCACAATCAACGGTTTCTGTAAACGTAATGTCTCAAATATGCTCCCTGACCCTGAAAAATTATGGAAATTTGTTATACATTCATCTAGTCATTTTCTTTTCAGCTAAGGGGCAATCAGATCTGGTCAATCATTGAGATTTGTCTGACCTCTATCCTTAACGGCTTACAGTCTGATTAATGTAAACATCCACAAGAATGTGTTGCCAAATAGGAAAACAAGTATGTGTTTGGAGATAAGCTACAAGTAAAGGCAAAACTGAGGGGTAAAATGTAAGAGAGTGGTGGGagtacaagaagaagaaatcttCCGTACAAATGTGGCAATTAGTAGGGTAAATGCAAGCTTAAGTATCTTAATTTCCATGGCTTGGATGGAATAAAGGAAACCAAAAAGTGTataaataggtaaatacaaatatATACAGGTGTAGTAATTTTCTGACACAATACTTGCAAAATCAAAACTTAATCAGCAGCAACACACACACTGTAGTTGAGTACAACCGGCATTTTCTCGCATGATAGATCCTAAATTTAAATTAGGGACTGAGTAACACAACATTGAACTAGTAAAACAATTGTCAACAAGCCAAATTGCACAACCTTGAAACATGTAACATGTTTGGTATATTAGCATTATACATTCAGTGATGCTTTGTATTTTGTCCACTTCATGAAACAGACAACATTTGCAATACCATCTTACATCAAAAGTACAAAATACAGACAAAGTTGAAAACAAAATTTGAAGCATGAAGCATTCTGCAGCAGCCATGAAATGACATGTTAAAACCAAGTGAAATATCTTTTCAACTTTATATCAATATAAAGATGGGAGTTGATGGTTTTTCACGATAAATGCAACACCAAAGATCTACAGTCGTTCAGTTTGAACCTCCATTGTGGCCGTACATTATGATATTGTACTAGATAGCACATAATGTCCTAAAGACAATTAAGAATCCAGATAAGCTTTGGTACTCGAGAATTATGCATCTGTAGAGGTGTACTATGCACATGTAAAGGCACCTCTAATTATTTAACAATGCCACCACTAGCTACTGGAAACATGCATTAGTTATAAATGCAGCTGTTTTTGCAACTAATATACAATGGGTGAGAAATTTTAGTCTGAAAAGAGTCAAAAGCAGATGCAATTTAAGTACAAAAACTAACAtaatgaaattgaaataagATGAGCATTTACCCGCATGACTGATAACAAGAGATGCAGATCTCAGATAGTCAGCGATGCTTGATGAAAATGTGAAGCAGTCTACTTCCAGAGACCCATTTTCTCCAGTAGACTGCAAAAAGAAAAGTTTAAGAGAAATTAATAAACAAGTAACAATTAGTACAAACTCAGAAGAGAAGGTTTCGAGTGTTAAAGAAAAATTTCAAGTCTATCCTTGGTATCAAAGAACCATTGTCTAAAACTAGGAACTACTTTCCCCAAGAAAAATCAACATATAAGTAGGCGAGATATTCTAGTTCTAGTTTATTTGGCTAACTCATTCTAAACATCACTATATATAGAATGTAGTAGTTGCAAGATTCAATGTCTAATGACCACTGCTCTATCAGATTGGAGTTTTTGTCCTAGCCAGACATCTAGGAGACACATATTGATTAACTGGCAGTGTTCAGGCTATAGCAACATCTAAGACTTAACTCTTTCGTTTCAGCATACATTGAGGACTTCGCTTATATTTAACATCCCTTTCGTTCAATTACTTAAATTCTTTTAGCATTCTCCAAACAAGCCATCTCTTATAGGCTTCCCAACTAATCTAGACTAAAATTCTAGCTAAAACAAAAATGGGATTGATGCAATAACTTTGGCtatattttcttccattttggGTTAAATGCTGAACAATCAAAACAACTAATAAACAACTTAAAATCTAAAACAACCTTGTTTAGTGGAGCAATCAGAGTAAAGGAAGCAAAATATTTACAATTACCTTTGCAGGAATGTAGGAACCCCGACCCATTTGAATCAGAAGGTGAGTATAGCCTTTTTTGAAAAGTTCTTCCTTAACTTCCTGAGTATCCACTGCTCTAACTAAAGAATCAAAACAAGTTGTCCCGACTGTTACAAAAACCGTTCTCCTTGATTTCAAATCCTCATCTGCCTCGGCCATTTAAGAGTTCTTCAAGTTTTTCAAAGCAAGACTAAAACCTACAACCTGTCCCAAAAAGGCACATGATTTCTCACATATTCAAAATCAACATGCTGCCATTGACagaggaaagaaggaaaaagaaatcaacCATAAAAATCCGTTAGAGGCTTAGTATACATCTAGTCATCCCAAAAGTTAGATTTATAAAAATTACATGCAAATTCAGCTCAAAAGGCAGTGAATTCCCTAGGAGTTAAAGGTACAAAATTTCAAGTCGACTAATCCATCACATACTCGCTATTTCTGCCAAAAGAAAACTTCTAAAAGTTCTCCAAAACTGATAAAAATTCAAAGATGAGAAACTCATGAGCCTTAATGTCAGTGGTCGAGGAAAATCCTTTTCAATCAACCAGCATTCATTCTTGCTTGAGCGCAACATAGGTCACAAATATTATATGCCTTGACAATGACAC
This portion of the Coffea arabica cultivar ET-39 chromosome 2e, Coffea Arabica ET-39 HiFi, whole genome shotgun sequence genome encodes:
- the LOC113732796 gene encoding uncharacterized protein; this encodes MAEADEDLKSRRTVFVTVGTTCFDSLVRAVDTQEVKEELFKKGYTHLLIQMGRGSYIPAKSTGENGSLEVDCFTFSSSIADYLRSASLVISHAGSGSIFETLRLQKPLIVVVNEDLMDNHQSELAEELAERKHLFCARPQTLYQTVADMDLGSLIPYQPGDAAPVAKLLNSFLGFPDD